In a genomic window of Flavobacterium lipolyticum:
- a CDS encoding non-ribosomal peptide synthetase gives MIENLIQTLQSLNIRLRVDNGDLKINAPKGALTTEIIEEIKAHKTELIELLSSSESIPKAVSKESYALTSPQRQFWTLSQFEGGNSAYNIFEAFEFKGVLDFEKLTQTFTILTERHESLRTVFKEDEQENLGQYIIPVSQYKGVLQFTDLNNATAEVLSNYVERFQKHVFDLEKGPLFIGEIVKAAADHHILMLNMHHIIGDGWSMGILSKEFMAVYNELTIGNEVVLAELPIQYKDYSEWQNSQARQAILEKSKAFWLDRFSGDLPVLKLPANKTRPKLKTYNGSGCSHSFSKDSTSQFNGYAQQNGVTLFMLLMAGINGLLSRYTNTRDLILGTPAAGRKHSDLENQVGLYLNTLAIRTTFEETVSFEELLAIQKETLLEAYSHQDYPFDSLAEALNLKRDLSRSVLFDVLVVFQNQQELLTSQGLVLNGLEIAPYKNLKKSFSKFDLTFSFSEKQGQLHLNIDYNTDIYELDFVKRLASHFDSFLTKAIQNPGQKTASLDYISSSEKTILLEDFSTSKTAATVEATAVEMFEQQAGQTPDAVAVVFENRSLTYRELDALSNQLAHYLLTHYDIKTEDLIAVKLERSEWIYTSLLAVLKTGGVYVPIDPGYPEQRIAYIEQDSTCKVVIDEKLLANFISSQNNYPTTLPVISLTPENLMYVIYTSGSTGQPKGVMINHKSLVNYILNQKEEFGFDASDRIVQFSNNAFDASMEQIFLALLSGATLIGASKERIIDPTDFINLLNQHSVTHLHATPGYLSHLEQLSTCKTLKRIVAAGEVCPKNLAEKMVKIADFYNKYGPTEATISAVMGRVEQSDLQRNLISIGKPLKDSQIYILSDNLALQPIGVFGELCISGNSLSRGYLNNPELTEEKFIAHPFIAGAKLYKTGDLGRWLPDGSIELTGRKDQQVKVRGHRIELGEIEHALLSQDSISQCVVTVQDIETEPAIVAYVVGEKELDKQELRVQLSQYLPDYMLPGYYVQLDAIALTSHGKVDLKALPRVDVNDKIQQEYTAPVTTLEKQLVAIWEEILGINTIGTTDNFFELGGHSLKVILVANKINRQLGYQISVKDVFLNPTISGIISKLEEGTFTAIPKAEQQESYVLSSSQHRLWILSQFEGGNQAYNIPGSFELEGNLNTAQLAEAFNLLMARHETLRTYFKRDDQGEVRQFIVDAKDINFKVDFEDFTKVEKQEEALEQSVAQSYQYQFDLEKAPLVNLKLIRQSENKHLLLFNMHHIISDGWSMGILSQELITIYDHLTQNKSISLPELSIQYKDYATWMRSEEQITKQKKSEAYWLEIFGGNLPVLELPTDKMRPKMKTYAGDSITHNFSKEASVKLKTFSEQHNSSLFMTLMAGINGLLSRYTNTRDLILGTPIAGREHSDLENQIGLYLNTLAIRTRFEETADFETLLQIQKETLLDAYSHQEYPLDNLVEQLGLGRDTSRSALFDVLVVLQNQQDLFASNAEQIESLTLKPYKANPRKVSQFDLSFIFSEKEEQLSLHIEYNTDIYQPEFVARLANHLDTFLTKAFQNPEQKVATLNYLSQAETTQLLVDFNDTAVEYPKDHTMVDLFVTQAKKTPEQFALVTDRKSFTYKELDEISNELSHYLLSNYNLAVEDLVGVKLDRSEWLPIALLAVLKSGCAYVPIDPNYPAQRIEYIEQDSKCKITIDDSFMATFKQAESISKSLPQITFSAQQLAYIIYTSGSTGKPKGVMITHQNAVAMLCWSQREFSDTDFDILYAVTSHCFDLSVYEFFYPLSIGKQIRLLANGLSIGDYIHSDKNVLINTVPSVIHTLIEKGTTFENAVGINLAGEAFPVSIANHFAASGIAVRNLYGPSEDTTYSSYYRVEGTYESSVPIGKALDNTQFYVLSEELALQPVGVIGEICISGDGLSRGYLYQPELTAEKFIKNPFKEDSKLYKTGDLGKWLPDGTIAYIGRKDSQVKIRGHRIELGEIEQVLQSQEEIDQCVVLTATVNGDPVIVSYLVSTATIDKQQLRQSLSRELPEYMLPSFYVFLDKFPLTPNGKIDKKALPPVSTEDVIQQEYIAPTNEIEEKLVAIWQDILKLEKIGITDNFFELGGNSLKATVLINRINKAFDTRFSIEDLYETQDVIGVSEKLKFIVFQNELAGESVDDLDEIMI, from the coding sequence ATGATAGAGAATCTAATACAAACATTACAATCCTTAAATATCAGGCTTCGAGTAGATAACGGAGATTTAAAAATTAATGCTCCTAAGGGGGCTTTGACTACCGAAATTATTGAAGAGATTAAAGCGCATAAAACGGAGCTGATCGAACTACTTTCGTCTTCAGAGTCTATCCCTAAAGCGGTTAGCAAAGAATCTTATGCACTTACTTCGCCACAGCGCCAATTCTGGACTTTAAGCCAGTTTGAAGGAGGTAATTCCGCTTATAATATATTTGAAGCATTTGAATTTAAAGGAGTTTTAGATTTTGAAAAACTAACTCAGACTTTTACTATTTTAACAGAGCGGCATGAAAGTTTACGTACTGTTTTTAAAGAAGATGAACAGGAAAATCTGGGACAATATATCATTCCTGTTTCTCAATATAAAGGAGTTTTACAGTTTACAGATTTGAATAATGCCACAGCTGAAGTACTGAGTAATTATGTAGAGAGATTTCAAAAGCATGTTTTTGATTTAGAAAAAGGACCGCTTTTTATAGGAGAGATTGTAAAGGCAGCGGCAGATCATCATATTCTGATGCTTAACATGCACCATATTATTGGCGATGGCTGGTCGATGGGGATATTGAGTAAAGAGTTTATGGCAGTTTACAATGAATTGACAATAGGGAATGAGGTTGTATTAGCGGAACTGCCTATTCAATATAAAGATTATTCAGAATGGCAGAATAGTCAAGCCAGACAAGCCATATTGGAAAAATCTAAGGCATTCTGGTTAGATAGATTTTCGGGAGATTTACCGGTTTTGAAACTACCCGCTAATAAAACAAGACCTAAACTTAAAACGTATAATGGTTCGGGATGCAGCCATTCTTTTTCAAAAGACAGTACTTCTCAGTTTAATGGCTATGCACAGCAAAACGGAGTAACACTTTTTATGCTTTTAATGGCAGGTATAAATGGATTACTTTCCAGATACACCAACACGAGAGACCTTATTCTAGGTACTCCGGCGGCCGGGAGAAAGCACAGTGATTTAGAAAATCAGGTTGGATTGTACTTAAATACGCTGGCCATTCGAACCACTTTTGAAGAAACAGTAAGTTTTGAAGAATTATTGGCCATACAAAAAGAAACTTTATTAGAAGCGTATTCCCATCAGGACTATCCTTTTGATAGTTTGGCAGAAGCGCTTAATCTTAAAAGAGACTTGAGCCGATCTGTTTTATTTGATGTTTTAGTGGTATTTCAAAACCAGCAGGAATTATTAACCTCCCAAGGCTTAGTGTTAAACGGTCTTGAAATAGCGCCTTATAAAAATTTAAAGAAGTCATTTAGTAAGTTTGATTTAACCTTTTCTTTTTCGGAGAAACAGGGGCAGCTGCATTTAAATATCGACTACAATACGGATATTTATGAATTGGATTTTGTAAAGCGGTTGGCTTCTCATTTCGATAGTTTTTTAACAAAGGCAATCCAAAATCCGGGTCAGAAAACGGCCAGTCTGGACTACATTTCAAGCTCAGAGAAAACGATCCTTTTGGAAGATTTTAGTACTTCAAAAACAGCAGCAACAGTAGAAGCTACAGCCGTTGAAATGTTTGAGCAGCAAGCCGGGCAAACCCCTGATGCCGTTGCAGTAGTTTTCGAAAACAGATCGTTGACTTACAGAGAACTCGACGCGCTTTCCAATCAGCTGGCGCATTATTTATTGACTCACTATGACATAAAAACAGAGGACCTGATCGCTGTAAAATTAGAGCGCAGCGAGTGGATTTACACCTCACTTTTGGCCGTATTGAAAACCGGCGGTGTTTATGTTCCTATAGATCCGGGTTATCCGGAGCAGAGAATTGCTTATATCGAGCAAGACAGTACATGTAAAGTTGTTATTGACGAGAAGTTATTGGCGAATTTCATATCGAGTCAGAACAATTATCCAACCACATTACCTGTGATTTCTTTGACCCCTGAGAACCTTATGTATGTCATTTATACCTCAGGCTCCACAGGACAGCCCAAAGGAGTAATGATCAATCACAAAAGTTTGGTGAACTACATCTTAAATCAAAAAGAAGAATTCGGGTTTGATGCGTCCGATCGTATCGTACAATTCTCCAACAACGCTTTTGATGCGTCGATGGAACAGATCTTTTTGGCTTTGCTTAGCGGAGCCACCCTGATTGGTGCTTCAAAAGAGCGTATTATTGATCCGACCGACTTTATAAACTTATTAAACCAACACAGTGTAACCCACCTGCATGCCACACCGGGTTATTTGTCACATTTAGAGCAGCTTTCCACTTGCAAGACCCTAAAAAGAATTGTTGCGGCAGGAGAAGTATGCCCAAAAAATCTGGCTGAAAAAATGGTCAAAATAGCCGACTTCTACAACAAGTACGGCCCAACAGAAGCTACCATTAGCGCTGTGATGGGAAGAGTAGAACAAAGCGATCTGCAAAGAAACCTCATTTCAATTGGCAAACCTTTAAAAGACAGTCAGATCTATATCTTATCCGATAATCTGGCGTTACAGCCGATTGGTGTATTTGGAGAACTCTGCATCTCCGGAAACAGCCTGTCCAGAGGATACCTGAACAACCCTGAACTTACCGAAGAGAAATTCATCGCTCATCCCTTCATTGCAGGAGCCAAACTCTACAAGACAGGCGATCTGGGCCGATGGCTACCGGATGGCAGCATCGAACTTACCGGTAGAAAAGACCAGCAGGTAAAAGTAAGAGGCCACCGAATAGAACTCGGTGAAATCGAACACGCACTATTGTCACAAGACAGTATCAGTCAGTGTGTGGTAACCGTACAAGACATAGAGACAGAACCCGCAATAGTAGCCTATGTGGTGGGAGAAAAAGAACTTGACAAACAAGAACTTCGTGTGCAATTGAGTCAATATTTACCGGATTATATGCTTCCGGGGTATTATGTACAATTAGACGCCATTGCATTAACTTCCCACGGTAAAGTGGATCTGAAAGCATTGCCTAGAGTGGATGTAAACGATAAGATTCAGCAGGAATATACCGCTCCGGTGACAACCTTAGAGAAACAATTAGTTGCAATCTGGGAAGAAATACTGGGCATAAATACCATTGGAACTACAGACAACTTCTTTGAATTGGGCGGACACAGTCTGAAAGTAATTTTGGTAGCCAACAAAATCAACCGACAATTGGGCTATCAGATCAGTGTGAAAGACGTCTTTTTGAACCCAACCATCTCAGGAATTATTAGTAAACTTGAGGAAGGAACCTTCACCGCCATACCCAAAGCAGAGCAACAGGAAAGCTACGTTTTAAGCTCTTCTCAGCACCGCTTATGGATATTAAGCCAGTTTGAAGGAGGGAATCAGGCCTACAACATTCCCGGTTCATTTGAACTCGAAGGAAATTTAAACACAGCACAATTAGCAGAAGCTTTCAACCTTCTTATGGCCAGACATGAAACCCTAAGAACCTATTTCAAAAGAGACGATCAGGGAGAAGTGCGTCAATTTATAGTCGATGCCAAAGACATTAATTTTAAAGTAGATTTTGAAGATTTTACTAAAGTTGAAAAACAAGAAGAAGCCCTGGAACAAAGCGTTGCCCAAAGCTATCAGTATCAATTTGATTTAGAGAAAGCTCCTTTGGTAAACCTGAAACTCATCAGACAATCAGAAAACAAACATCTGTTACTTTTCAACATGCATCATATTATTAGTGATGGCTGGTCGATGGGAATTTTAAGCCAGGAACTTATCACGATTTACGATCATTTAACTCAAAATAAAAGCATCAGTCTTCCGGAGCTCAGCATACAATATAAAGACTATGCCACCTGGATGCGAAGTGAAGAACAAATCACCAAACAAAAGAAATCAGAAGCCTATTGGCTGGAGATCTTTGGCGGTAATCTTCCGGTACTGGAGTTACCGACAGACAAAATGAGGCCAAAAATGAAGACCTATGCCGGAGATTCCATCACCCACAATTTCAGCAAAGAAGCAAGTGTTAAGCTGAAAACATTCTCAGAGCAGCACAACAGCAGCCTCTTTATGACCCTGATGGCAGGAATCAACGGATTACTCTCAAGATACACCAACACCAGAGACCTTATTCTAGGGACACCAATTGCGGGAAGAGAACACAGTGATCTGGAAAATCAAATAGGACTTTATCTCAACACCCTGGCCATTCGAACCCGTTTTGAAGAAACAGCAGATTTTGAAACCCTGTTGCAAATACAAAAAGAAACCCTGCTCGATGCCTATTCCCATCAGGAATATCCGCTGGACAATCTGGTAGAACAACTAGGCTTAGGTAGAGATACAAGCCGATCAGCACTCTTTGATGTGCTGGTAGTTTTGCAAAATCAGCAGGATTTATTTGCTTCAAATGCAGAACAAATAGAAAGTTTAACCTTAAAACCTTATAAAGCCAATCCAAGAAAAGTCAGTCAATTTGATTTAAGCTTCATCTTCTCAGAAAAAGAAGAACAGTTGAGTTTACACATCGAATACAACACCGACATTTATCAGCCGGAATTTGTAGCCCGTTTAGCCAATCATTTAGATACTTTTTTAACCAAAGCCTTCCAAAATCCGGAGCAAAAAGTAGCCACACTCAACTATTTGAGCCAAGCTGAGACCACACAATTGCTAGTGGATTTTAACGACACAGCAGTAGAGTATCCTAAAGATCACACTATGGTTGATTTATTTGTAACTCAGGCAAAGAAAACTCCGGAACAGTTTGCTCTGGTGACCGATAGAAAAAGCTTCACCTACAAAGAACTCGACGAGATTTCTAACGAACTCTCACACTACCTGTTAAGCAATTACAACTTAGCCGTAGAAGATTTAGTAGGTGTAAAATTGGATCGCAGCGAGTGGCTCCCTATTGCCTTATTGGCTGTTTTAAAATCAGGATGTGCTTATGTTCCAATCGATCCGAACTATCCGGCACAAAGAATTGAATACATCGAGCAAGACAGTAAATGCAAAATAACCATAGACGATAGCTTTATGGCAACTTTTAAACAAGCAGAATCCATATCAAAATCATTGCCGCAGATCACTTTTAGTGCACAGCAGTTGGCCTATATCATCTACACCTCAGGATCCACAGGAAAACCAAAAGGAGTTATGATTACCCATCAGAATGCGGTAGCCATGTTATGCTGGTCGCAAAGAGAATTTAGCGATACCGATTTTGATATCTTATACGCCGTAACCTCACATTGTTTTGACCTGTCCGTTTACGAATTTTTCTATCCGTTAAGCATTGGAAAACAAATCCGTTTACTGGCCAATGGATTATCGATAGGAGATTATATTCACAGCGACAAAAATGTACTGATCAATACGGTTCCATCGGTGATCCATACTCTGATCGAAAAAGGAACCACCTTTGAGAATGCCGTTGGAATCAACCTTGCCGGAGAAGCCTTTCCGGTAAGCATTGCCAATCATTTTGCAGCCTCAGGCATAGCCGTGAGAAATTTGTACGGACCTTCGGAAGATACTACTTACAGCAGTTATTACCGAGTAGAAGGGACTTACGAAAGCTCGGTACCTATTGGAAAAGCCTTAGACAACACCCAGTTTTACGTACTCTCAGAAGAGCTGGCATTACAGCCTGTGGGGGTAATTGGAGAAATCTGTATCTCAGGCGACGGTTTGTCCAGAGGGTATTTGTACCAACCGGAACTTACTGCAGAAAAATTTATCAAAAACCCATTCAAAGAAGACAGCAAACTCTATAAAACAGGCGATTTAGGTAAATGGTTACCTGACGGTACCATCGCTTACATTGGCCGAAAAGACAGTCAGGTGAAGATCAGAGGACATCGTATTGAACTCGGAGAAATCGAGCAGGTATTGCAGTCTCAGGAAGAGATCGATCAGTGTGTGGTCCTCACGGCAACTGTAAATGGCGATCCGGTGATTGTAAGTTACTTGGTAAGCACCGCAACTATTGACAAACAACAGCTTCGTCAGTCACTTTCGAGAGAATTACCGGAATATATGCTACCGAGTTTTTATGTGTTCTTGGATAAATTCCCGCTGACACCCAACGGCAAGATCGATAAAAAAGCCTTGCCTCCGGTAAGTACAGAGGATGTTATCCAACAGGAATACATCGCACCGACCAATGAAATAGAGGAGAAACTGGTAGCGATATGGCAGGACATTCTAAAACTGGAGAAAATAGGCATTACCGATAATTTCTTTGAATTAGGAGGAAACAGTTTAAAAGCTACTGTTTTAATCAACAGAATCAACAAGGCTTTTGATACGAGATTTTCTATTGAGGATTTGTATGAAACCCAGGATGTTATTGGAGTTTCGGAAAAACTAAAATTTATCGTATTCCAGAATGAATTGGCCGGAGAGTCGGTTGATGATTTGGATGAAATTATGATATAA
- a CDS encoding non-ribosomal peptide synthetase — MIKKLLHTLQSLNIRLRVENGDLKINAPKGTLTPEIIEEIKAHKNELITLLSSSESIPKTAVKESYALTSSQHRLWTLSQFETGNSAYNLFNAFEFKGELKLEKLAEAFQILVRRHESLRTIFKEDEQGNLGQYIVPVAQYSGTLQFTDLNNATAEVLSNHANALQRHAFDLERGPLFIGEIVKTAADHHVLMLNMHHIIGDGWSMGILSKEFITIYNELVIGNEIVLSDLSIQYKDYSEWQNSPSRQAVLEKSKAVWLETFSGDLPVLELPSNKVRPKLKTYNGSGLKHTFSKEITGQFNAHAQQNGVTLFMFLMAGINGLLSRYTNTRDLILGTPIAGRKHSDLENQVGLYLNTLAIRTTFEATASFEELLSIQKETLLKAYSHQDYPFDSLVEALNLKRDLSRSVLFDVLVVFQNQRELLASENLTINGVEIKPYKNLKKSFSKFDLTFAFAEYQGELSLYMEYNTDIYESGFVARLAAHLDTFLTKALQNPEQKIATLNYLSQAETTQLLVDFNDTTVEYPKDHTMVDLFVSQAKKTPEQIALLTDTKSFTYKELDEISNELSHYLLSNYNLAVEDLVGVKLDRSEWLPIALLAVLKSGCAYVPIDPNYPAQRIEYIEQDSKCKITIDDNFIASFKQAESISKSLPQITFNAQQLAYIIYTSGSTGKPKGVMITHQNAVAMLCWSQREFSDTDFDILYAVTSHCFDLSVYEFFYPLSIGKQIRLLANGLSIGDYIHSDKNVLINTVPSVIHTLIEKGTTFENAVGINLAGEAFPVSIANHFTNSGIAIRNLYGPSEDTTYSSYYRVEGTYESSVPIGKALDNTQFYVLSEELALQPVGVIGEICISGDGLSRGYLYQPELTTEKFIKNPFNDTTKLYKTGDLGKWLPDGTIAYIGRKDSQVKIRGHRIELGEIEQVLQSQEEIDQCVVLTATVNGDPVIVSYLVSTATIDKQQLRQSLSRELPEYMLPSYYVFLDKFPLTPNGKIDKKALPPVSTDDVIQQEYIAPTNEIEEKLVALWQEILKLNKIGTIDNFFELGGNSLNATKLLSLVHQTFDIKVNMEVVFTNPTIQFLAVEIENLIWLREIKTTSDVKKMVI, encoded by the coding sequence GTGATAAAAAAATTACTACATACGTTGCAATCCTTGAATATCAGACTTCGGGTTGAAAATGGGGATTTGAAAATTAATGCTCCGAAGGGGACTTTAACTCCTGAAATTATTGAAGAAATTAAAGCACATAAAAATGAACTGATCACCTTACTTTCGTCTTCAGAGTCAATTCCAAAGACAGCAGTCAAAGAATCTTATGCGCTTACTTCGTCTCAGCACCGTTTGTGGACCTTAAGTCAATTTGAAACCGGTAACTCAGCCTATAACCTGTTTAATGCCTTTGAGTTTAAGGGAGAATTGAAACTTGAAAAATTAGCCGAGGCCTTTCAAATTTTAGTGAGGAGACATGAGAGCTTACGTACCATTTTTAAAGAAGACGAACAGGGGAATCTGGGACAGTATATTGTCCCGGTGGCTCAGTACAGTGGAACTTTACAGTTTACAGATTTAAATAATGCTACAGCTGAAGTCCTGAGCAATCACGCCAATGCACTTCAAAGACATGCTTTTGATTTAGAAAGAGGACCTCTTTTTATAGGAGAGATTGTAAAGACAGCTGCAGATCATCATGTTCTAATGCTTAATATGCATCACATTATTGGCGATGGCTGGTCGATGGGGATATTGAGTAAAGAATTTATAACGATTTATAACGAATTGGTTATAGGAAATGAGATCGTATTATCCGACTTGTCTATTCAGTACAAAGATTATTCAGAATGGCAAAACAGTCCGTCCAGACAAGCAGTGCTGGAAAAATCTAAAGCGGTATGGTTAGAGACATTCTCAGGAGATTTACCGGTTTTGGAACTGCCTTCCAATAAAGTAAGACCGAAGCTTAAAACGTATAACGGCTCGGGGTTAAAGCACACTTTTTCAAAAGAAATTACCGGTCAGTTTAATGCTCATGCACAGCAAAATGGGGTAACACTTTTTATGTTTTTAATGGCAGGTATAAACGGATTATTGTCCAGATATACCAACACCAGGGACCTCATTTTAGGAACCCCCATAGCCGGAAGAAAACACAGTGATCTGGAAAATCAGGTTGGATTGTATTTAAATACACTGGCCATTCGAACCACATTTGAAGCAACAGCAAGTTTTGAAGAATTACTCAGTATACAAAAAGAAACCTTACTAAAAGCCTATTCTCATCAGGATTATCCTTTTGATAGTTTGGTAGAAGCGCTTAATCTTAAAAGAGATTTAAGCCGTTCGGTTTTGTTTGACGTCCTGGTGGTATTTCAAAATCAACGGGAATTATTAGCGTCTGAAAACCTAACCATAAACGGTGTTGAAATAAAGCCTTATAAAAATCTGAAAAAATCATTTAGCAAATTTGATTTAACCTTTGCTTTCGCAGAATATCAGGGAGAACTGAGTTTGTACATGGAATACAATACCGATATTTACGAATCTGGATTTGTAGCGCGATTGGCGGCTCATTTAGATACTTTTTTAACCAAAGCCCTCCAAAATCCGGAGCAAAAAATAGCCACACTCAACTATTTGAGCCAAGCCGAGACCACGCAATTGCTAGTGGACTTTAACGACACAACAGTAGAGTATCCTAAGGATCACACTATGGTTGATTTATTTGTCAGTCAGGCAAAGAAAACCCCGGAACAGATTGCTTTATTAACCGATACCAAAAGTTTTACCTACAAAGAACTCGATGAGATTTCTAACGAACTCTCACACTACCTGTTAAGCAATTACAACTTAGCCGTAGAAGATTTAGTAGGTGTCAAACTGGATCGCAGCGAATGGCTGCCTATTGCCTTATTGGCTGTTTTAAAATCAGGATGTGCTTACGTTCCAATCGATCCGAATTATCCGGCACAAAGAATTGAATACATCGAACAAGACAGTAAATGTAAAATAACCATAGACGATAACTTTATCGCAAGTTTTAAACAAGCAGAATCCATATCAAAATCATTGCCGCAGATCACTTTCAATGCACAGCAGTTGGCCTATATCATTTACACCTCAGGATCCACAGGAAAACCAAAAGGAGTTATGATCACCCATCAGAATGCGGTAGCCATGTTATGCTGGTCACAAAGAGAATTTAGCGATACCGATTTTGATATTTTATACGCCGTAACTTCACATTGTTTTGACCTGTCTGTTTACGAATTTTTCTATCCGTTAAGCATCGGAAAACAAATCCGTTTACTGGCCAACGGATTATCAATAGGAGATTATATTCACAGCGACAAAAATGTACTGATCAATACCGTTCCATCGGTAATCCATACTCTGATCGAAAAAGGAACCACCTTTGAGAATGCCGTTGGAATCAACCTTGCCGGAGAAGCCTTTCCGGTAAGTATTGCCAACCATTTTACCAACTCAGGCATTGCCATTAGAAATCTGTACGGACCTTCGGAAGACACCACCTACAGCAGTTATTACCGAGTAGAAGGCACTTACGAAAGCTCCGTACCTATTGGGAAAGCCTTAGACAACACCCAGTTTTATGTACTCTCAGAAGAGCTGGCATTGCAACCTGTGGGGGTAATTGGAGAAATCTGTATCTCAGGCGACGGTTTGTCCAGAGGGTATTTGTACCAACCGGAACTCACCACAGAGAAGTTTATCAAAAACCCATTTAACGATACGACTAAATTGTACAAAACAGGCGATTTAGGTAAATGGTTACCTGACGGCACCATCGCTTATATTGGTCGAAAAGACAGTCAGGTGAAGATCAGAGGACATCGTATTGAACTCGGAGAAATCGAGCAGGTATTGCAGTCTCAGGAAGAGATCGATCAGTGTGTGGTCCTCACGGCAACTGTAAATGGCGATCCGGTGATTGTAAGTTACTTGGTAAGCACCGCAACTATTGACAAACAACAGCTTCGTCAGTCACTTTCGAGAGAACTGCCGGAATATATGCTGCCGAGTTATTATGTGTTCTTGGATAAATTTCCACTAACACCCAATGGTAAGATCGATAAAAAAGCCTTGCCGCCGGTAAGCACAGACGATGTTATCCAACAGGAATACATTGCTCCAACCAATGAAATAGAGGAGAAGCTCGTTGCCCTCTGGCAGGAGATACTAAAATTAAATAAAATTGGAACGATAGATAATTTTTTCGAACTGGGCGGGAATAGTCTTAATGCAACCAAGCTATTGTCATTAGTACATCAGACATTTGACATTAAGGTAAATATGGAGGTCGTTTTTACAAATCCGACTATTCAGTTTCTGGCAGTAGAAATAGAGAATTTAATATGGTTAAGAGAAATTAAAACCACTTCTGACGTAAAAAAAATGGTCATTTAA